The proteins below are encoded in one region of Lactuca sativa cultivar Salinas chromosome 3, Lsat_Salinas_v11, whole genome shotgun sequence:
- the LOC111903124 gene encoding uncharacterized protein LOC111903124, producing the protein MESVESYPKEYLTKRWIKDVVPRYMNTYKIPNVHTKEKKEEIQSVIRELEFAMEFCIDRLMNDFDKLILFRNDMNEKMKKVDNETKNAKSMKNTKVIETLMGMEQKEKVNILAPTLINNQGVRKTKKIMKGKKKIGAEKAKKNERKCLKCGKYIKYDTSEKHDAHNCHKFATEEARSNV; encoded by the coding sequence ATGGAAAGTGTGGAGAGTTATCCAAAAGAATATTTGACAAAAAGATGGATAAAAGATGTGGTACCAcgatacatgaatacttataaaATACCAAATGTCCatacaaaagaaaagaaagaagaaattcAATCTGTTATACGGGAACTAGAATTTGCAATGGAGTTCTGCATTGATAGGCTGATGAATGACTTTGACAAATTGATCTTGTTCAGAAATGATATGAATGAGAAGATGAAAAAGGTTGACAATGAAACAAAaaatgcaaaatcaatgaaaaACACAAAAGTTATTGAGACTTTGATGGGTATGGAACAAAAGGAGAAAGTAAACATATTAGCTCCTACATTAATCAATAACCAAGGTGTTcgaaaaacaaagaaaataatGAAGGGGAAGAAGAAGATTGGTGCTGAAAAAGCAAAGAAGAATGAGAGAAAATGTCTTAAATgtggtaaatatataaaatacGACACAAGTGAAAAACATGATGCACATAATTGCCATAAATTCGCAACAGAAGAAGCGAGATCTAATGTTTGA